GTGTTACCACTGAgagactctgtgtgtgtctgtctctatctatctatctgtctgtctgtctgtctaggGTAGGGAAGACGTCACTGATGAACCAGTATGTCAATAAGAAGTTCAGCAACCAGTACAAAGCAACGATTGGAGCCGATTTCCTTACCAAGGAGGTCATGGTAGATGACAGGCTGGTTACCATGCAGGTCTGTCTATCCGAATCTTTCTCCTCAACATCTTCTGGTTCATCCGCTTACATACCTATTCATTGTGGCCATTGATTACAGAGTGATTTTATTATCTTTAGCCTAACATACAAACATGATACACAGCATCTGGCAGTTTCTCAAAGCCAGATTTCTGTGGTTTACAATGGCAGCAGTATAGCGAAGTGGTTGAAAATCTGGTCTTACCCGAAGGTTTGTGGTTCGGATCCCTTACTTTGCTTTTCCTGAGTTAGACCACTTTGGATCAGAATGCATCTGTCATTGTATACACTACAGTATCACAGAGACACCCAAGTCAATTAATAATCGTGCTTAGCCTATAAAGAAAAAAGTAAACTCTTAACAAAAGATtatttgcatgaaaaaatacTAATATGATgagctggcatcccatccatggtgtttCTTGTCTATAGCTCCTATGTCTAGGGTCCAGGCTGTCCATAAAACCAttctggataagcagttatgagAGACAAATGGATGAAcgaaatatataattttattgtttctttgttttttgtgtttcgAAATACGTTGTACAGAATGACCTTTATAAGGCCATTAGGCTTTTGTAGCTCAGGATTTAACATTATTAGTACTGCTTGTGATTTGTATACATGTagattctgtgtgtgtgaagtgaCACTCACGGCTGCCGGTCCTCTGCTTGTCACACAGATCTGGGACACGGCCGGCCAGGAGCGTTTCCAGTCTTTGGGCGTGGCTTTCTACCGTGGTGCCGACTGCTGCGTGCTGGTGTATGATGTCACGGCCCCGAGCACCTTCAAGACCTTGGATAGCTGGAGGGATGAGTTTCTGATCCAGGCCAGCCCCCGCGACCCAGAGAACTTCCCATTCGTGGTGCTGGGTAACAAAATTGACCTGGACAATAGACAGGTGCGTGTAAGCATTCCCACAATGCCACCTTCCATCTAGGCTAGTCTGAAGTCAC
This is a stretch of genomic DNA from Paramormyrops kingsleyae isolate MSU_618 chromosome 7, PKINGS_0.4, whole genome shotgun sequence. It encodes these proteins:
- the LOC111857334 gene encoding ras-related protein rab7-like, which gives rise to MASRKKVLLKVIILGDSGVGKTSLMNQYVNKKFSNQYKATIGADFLTKEVMVDDRLVTMQIWDTAGQERFQSLGVAFYRGADCCVLVYDVTAPSTFKTLDSWRDEFLIQASPRDPENFPFVVLGNKIDLDNRQVTTKRAQAWCQSKSNIPYFETSAKEAINVDQAFQTIARNALKQETEVETYDFPDQIKLRDDRQAGSDDSCSC